A portion of the Chondrinema litorale genome contains these proteins:
- a CDS encoding SusD/RagB family nutrient-binding outer membrane lipoprotein, with amino-acid sequence MKKVKILFLSFLILGLASCEMSDFGDINDNPNSTTNPQSSYLLSQALRSLHGVVTATQGQTYVQYIASSQYTNSDNYQTEKFDYNSWYYSPLADLQNVITLNTNEETMVESAAYGSNANQIAAAKILTAYYFMHITDRWGDIPYSEALQGDDQFFLPKFDSQEEVYTSIFQELKDAVAMMDDEAGPTGDFLFSGDMSRWAQFANSIRLIAALRISEANPELGRTEFVSAMNAGVVTTNAENIIYAHLAETNNQNPWYGRFLTRLDHAVSNTLVDYMQSAANGGAMDVAMDPRLPVFANGTESSQYTEIVGMTYGISEAKAGAISNSDVSFLGDALRTQDAPTYIITAAQVLFSYAEAVELGWIDGSTEDYYYQAIEASLEQYGVADEYDTFITNTEVAFDSDRAFEQIGTQKWVALFLNGYEGWSEWRRTGYPALAPAQDALNTSGEIPVRQGYPTTERDNNSENYAAVEASDNLDTPVWWDK; translated from the coding sequence ATGAAAAAAGTAAAAATATTATTTTTAAGCTTCTTGATTTTGGGTTTGGCTTCATGTGAAATGAGTGACTTTGGTGATATCAATGATAACCCAAACTCAACAACCAACCCACAATCATCTTACTTGCTTTCGCAAGCGCTTCGCTCTTTACATGGTGTAGTAACAGCTACTCAAGGACAAACTTATGTTCAGTACATTGCTAGTTCTCAGTATACAAACTCTGATAACTACCAAACTGAAAAATTTGATTACAATAGCTGGTATTATAGCCCATTAGCAGATCTTCAAAATGTGATTACATTAAACACAAACGAAGAGACTATGGTTGAGTCTGCTGCTTATGGTTCTAATGCTAATCAAATTGCTGCAGCAAAAATTCTTACTGCATATTACTTCATGCACATCACAGACCGTTGGGGAGATATCCCTTACTCTGAGGCTTTACAAGGAGACGATCAATTCTTCCTTCCTAAGTTTGATAGCCAAGAAGAGGTTTACACTAGCATTTTCCAAGAATTAAAAGATGCAGTTGCAATGATGGACGATGAAGCTGGACCAACTGGTGACTTCCTTTTCAGTGGAGATATGTCTCGTTGGGCTCAATTTGCTAACTCTATCCGTTTAATTGCTGCGCTTCGTATTTCAGAAGCAAATCCTGAATTAGGTAGAACTGAGTTTGTATCTGCAATGAACGCAGGTGTTGTAACAACTAATGCAGAAAACATTATCTATGCACACTTAGCAGAAACTAACAACCAAAACCCTTGGTATGGTAGATTTCTTACTAGACTTGACCACGCTGTATCTAATACTTTAGTAGATTATATGCAAAGCGCTGCAAACGGTGGTGCAATGGATGTTGCTATGGACCCAAGATTACCAGTATTTGCTAACGGAACTGAGTCTTCTCAGTATACTGAAATTGTAGGTATGACTTACGGTATCTCAGAAGCAAAAGCTGGTGCAATTTCTAACTCTGATGTTTCTTTCTTAGGAGATGCATTAAGAACTCAAGATGCTCCAACTTACATCATTACTGCTGCTCAAGTTTTATTCTCTTATGCAGAAGCTGTTGAGTTAGGTTGGATCGACGGAAGTACTGAAGATTACTACTACCAAGCAATTGAAGCTTCTTTAGAGCAGTACGGTGTTGCTGATGAGTACGATACTTTCATCACTAACACTGAAGTTGCTTTTGATTCAGACAGAGCATTTGAGCAAATCGGAACTCAAAAATGGGTTGCACTTTTCTTAAATGGTTATGAGGGATGGTCTGAGTGGAGAAGAACTGGTTACCCAGCTCTAGCGCCTGCTCAAGATGCATTAAATACTAGTGGAGAGATTCCAGTAAGACAAGGTTACCCAACTACTGAAAGAGATAACAATAGCGAGAACTATGCTGCTGTTGAAGCTTCAGATAACTTAGATACTCCAGTTTGGTGGGATAAATAA
- a CDS encoding SusC/RagA family TonB-linked outer membrane protein translates to MKILLRNFLMVSLCFFLAALTAQAQEKVVSGTVISAADDSPLPGVNVIVKGTSFGTITGIDGTFSLNAPADAETLLFSYIGFKSQEIAINGQSNFSISLEEDAQELSEVVVTALNQNREEKSLGYSVQEVDSDNLRVARETNLGSAMAGKVSGVQVISGSGAKFGAPAIRIRGVRGLNSSNPLYVVDGIVISDPSTINMDNVAKLSVLKGPSAAALYGSRARDGVVIITSKKGKAGQLQINLNSTTTFEKVYVLPDYQNKYGGGYAQEFGTFNYVEGVHDPALEAIDGAAIPEFYADESWGPEMDGTMVAQWDAFTKGTEGFAQLRPWSAHPDNIKDYFETGVTQNTGLNVSKGGDGYNVSVAITDVRRSGVIPGTEQNKNFLNLNSTVDLSDKLKLNALANYTSTQTEGNLDEGYGSIGSNVNQWIQRQLDMDLLEKYWRLPDGTYTSWNINSTSNTTPLYWDNPYTYAYANTSQWKKTSFYGKVGMQYEILDGLTLSANAYRKNEERAGDSRHASGTLGTDGYSNYSWRKREDNYEFIANYTKTFESFSVSALAGGNLRQNRYTYVGGNTNGGLAVPELYTLSNSIDRPGATSELTEKEVRSLFGQFSVGYKGLIYLDGSVRGDWDSALPEDDNLSVYPSISTSFVFSELIPANNILSFGKVRASYATVGDELDPYEIQSTYGLGTAYGSYPTMTKPNNQTLPTLKAATTSGTEAGVELRFLNDRVRFDFTYYYYDNTNEIIDVSVPGTSGITSVKLNAGKSSTEGWELSLGGIPVQTKDFTWDVNFNIASSKNTIDELYPELDLNVVTLTNGYNGDYASSGFGNASARAKVGEEWGTIIGRAFQRNDAGRIVVGDDGLPLYTDNEVIGSILPDFTGGIFNRFTYKNFDLAFTIDFSKGGDFYSISKMFGSQSGLFAETVGNNDRGVEQRDPVADGGGLKFDGVKEDGSENDIYLESSDYWKGLYGYDERWLYDASFIKVREVRLGYTIPSSLLSNIFLKRVNLAIVANNPWLIHTNVKGIDPSEISGDEEDARNNGAWVDGGQLPSTRSLGFDIKLGF, encoded by the coding sequence ATGAAAATTTTACTACGTAATTTTCTAATGGTTTCGTTATGCTTTTTTCTTGCTGCACTCACAGCTCAAGCGCAAGAAAAAGTAGTAAGCGGAACTGTAATTTCAGCAGCTGATGATTCTCCACTTCCTGGGGTCAATGTAATTGTAAAAGGTACTTCATTTGGTACTATCACTGGTATCGATGGTACATTTAGCTTAAATGCTCCTGCAGATGCAGAAACACTACTTTTCTCTTATATAGGTTTCAAATCTCAAGAGATTGCGATAAACGGACAGTCTAACTTCTCTATTTCTTTAGAAGAAGATGCTCAAGAGTTATCAGAAGTAGTAGTAACAGCTCTTAACCAGAACAGAGAAGAAAAATCATTAGGTTATTCAGTTCAAGAAGTTGATTCTGATAACTTAAGAGTAGCTCGTGAAACCAATCTTGGTTCTGCTATGGCTGGTAAAGTATCTGGTGTTCAGGTAATTTCTGGTTCAGGTGCAAAATTTGGTGCTCCAGCTATTAGAATTAGAGGTGTTAGAGGTTTAAATTCTTCTAACCCATTATATGTTGTTGATGGTATTGTAATTAGCGACCCTTCAACAATCAACATGGATAACGTAGCAAAACTTAGTGTTTTGAAAGGCCCAAGTGCTGCTGCACTTTATGGTTCTCGTGCTCGTGATGGTGTTGTTATCATCACTTCTAAAAAAGGAAAAGCAGGTCAACTTCAAATTAACTTAAACAGTACTACTACTTTTGAAAAAGTATATGTATTACCAGACTACCAAAACAAATACGGTGGTGGATATGCACAAGAATTCGGTACATTTAACTATGTAGAAGGTGTACACGATCCTGCTTTAGAAGCTATCGATGGAGCTGCAATTCCAGAATTCTACGCAGATGAGAGCTGGGGACCTGAGATGGATGGAACAATGGTAGCTCAATGGGATGCATTTACAAAAGGTACTGAAGGATTCGCGCAATTACGTCCTTGGAGTGCTCACCCAGACAACATCAAAGATTACTTTGAAACAGGTGTTACTCAAAACACTGGTTTAAACGTGAGCAAAGGTGGCGATGGATATAATGTAAGTGTTGCTATTACTGACGTTCGTAGATCTGGTGTTATTCCAGGAACTGAGCAAAACAAGAATTTCTTAAACTTAAATTCTACTGTTGATTTATCAGATAAATTAAAGTTAAACGCTTTAGCAAACTACACTTCTACTCAAACAGAAGGTAACTTAGATGAAGGTTACGGAAGTATTGGCTCAAACGTAAACCAGTGGATCCAAAGACAACTTGATATGGATCTTTTAGAAAAATACTGGAGATTACCTGACGGTACTTACACTAGCTGGAACATCAACTCTACTTCTAATACTACTCCTTTATACTGGGATAACCCATATACTTATGCTTACGCTAACACTTCACAATGGAAGAAAACTTCTTTCTATGGTAAAGTAGGTATGCAGTATGAGATATTAGACGGTTTAACTTTATCTGCAAATGCTTATCGTAAAAACGAAGAGCGTGCAGGAGACTCTCGCCATGCTTCTGGTACTTTAGGTACTGACGGTTACAGCAACTATTCTTGGAGAAAAAGAGAAGATAACTACGAATTTATTGCTAACTACACTAAAACATTCGAAAGCTTCTCAGTTTCTGCTCTTGCAGGTGGTAACTTAAGACAAAACAGATATACTTACGTAGGTGGTAACACAAATGGAGGTCTTGCAGTTCCAGAGCTTTATACACTTTCTAATTCAATTGACAGACCAGGTGCAACAAGTGAATTAACTGAAAAAGAAGTAAGAAGTTTATTTGGTCAATTCTCAGTAGGTTATAAAGGTTTAATATACCTTGATGGATCAGTTAGAGGTGACTGGGATTCTGCTCTTCCAGAAGATGATAATTTATCAGTTTATCCTTCGATCTCAACTTCATTTGTATTCTCTGAGTTAATTCCTGCAAACAACATCCTTTCATTTGGTAAAGTACGTGCAAGTTATGCAACAGTAGGTGATGAGCTTGATCCATACGAAATTCAGTCTACTTATGGTTTAGGTACTGCTTATGGTTCTTACCCTACAATGACAAAGCCTAACAACCAAACGCTTCCTACTCTTAAAGCGGCAACTACTTCTGGTACAGAAGCTGGTGTTGAATTAAGATTCTTAAACGACCGTGTTAGATTTGACTTCACTTACTACTACTACGATAACACTAATGAAATCATAGATGTATCTGTTCCAGGTACAAGTGGTATTACTTCAGTTAAATTGAACGCTGGTAAATCTTCTACTGAAGGTTGGGAACTTTCTCTTGGTGGTATTCCAGTTCAAACTAAAGATTTCACTTGGGATGTTAACTTCAACATTGCAAGCAGTAAAAACACTATTGATGAGCTTTATCCAGAGCTTGACCTTAATGTTGTAACATTAACTAATGGTTACAATGGAGATTATGCTAGTAGTGGATTTGGTAATGCTTCTGCTAGAGCAAAAGTTGGTGAAGAATGGGGTACTATTATCGGTCGTGCATTCCAAAGAAATGATGCTGGTAGAATCGTTGTAGGTGATGATGGATTGCCATTATATACTGATAATGAAGTAATTGGATCTATACTTCCAGATTTCACTGGTGGTATCTTCAATAGATTCACTTACAAAAACTTCGATCTTGCATTCACTATCGACTTCTCTAAAGGTGGTGACTTCTACTCAATCTCAAAAATGTTTGGTTCTCAGTCTGGTCTATTTGCTGAAACTGTTGGAAACAACGATAGAGGTGTAGAACAAAGAGATCCAGTTGCTGATGGTGGTGGTTTAAAATTTGATGGTGTTAAAGAAGACGGAAGTGAAAATGATATTTACTTAGAGTCTTCTGATTACTGGAAAGGGCTTTACGGATACGACGAGAGATGGTTATATGATGCTTCATTCATCAAAGTAAGAGAAGTAAGATTAGGTTATACAATCCCAAGTTCTTTATTAAGCAATATTTTCTTGAAGAGAGTTAACCTTGCTATAGTAGCGAACAACCCTTGGTTAATCCACACTAACGTAAAAGGTATCGATCCATCTGAAATTAGTGGTGACGAAGAAGATGCTAGAAACAATGGTGCTTGGGTAGACGGTGGTCAGTTACCATCAACTCGCTCACTTGGTTTCGATATCAAGCTTGGTTTCTAA